The segment AAACCGGAGGCCAGTAAGTACCGAAAGAAGACCGAAAGGTCATAAAAACCCTCGAGTAGGGAAAGACAAGGCTGAAGCTGAGTCGAGGCCAGGTTTTCGAAGAGGACGAAGTCACTTGGGGTCGCCTTTTATTTTATGCCAAACCTCTGCAGTAATCTCTTGTAATCCTTTCCATAGAATATCTTTATGTCGATGTTTGGGTAAAGCTCTTTTACCCTCCTGATTTTACGGTTTTTCTTTGTTACGAGCTTCTGCCTGAGCGTGGTTAGCTCGATATAGAGGTCTAAATCGGGGAGGTAAAAGTCCGGCGTGAATTCTTCCTTTACATTTCCTTCTTCATCCCATTCGATAGGAAAGCTCCTCGGTTCGTACTGCCATTTAATGCGGTAAAAATCTAAAACCCTGGCAAAATCCCTTTCGCTGGGATGGGCGAATGTAGGCACTCCCGGGTGCTCGAACTCGTCATTCACCCCGGCGGCTGAATCGAGTCTCTCCAGGTTTGTTTTGAGCTTTTTAAGCGCCTTCCAGGTTATACCGGCCTTATCCGTAATTCCCTTTATTTCCACTGCCTTCAGGATTAAATTCACGGCAAAGTCCGTATCCATATGCTCTAACTTTACCTGGAGGTCATAATAATTGCTCCCCGGTCTCTCCTTTCCATAAAGCTCATGAATAAACCGCCTCTGGTTTCTTTCTCTTTCCCTTGCTGACCCGTGGGGTTTCTTCTTGTCAGAAGGCAGGTGAATCTTCACGTGAAGGGTGCCGGGAAAACCGTGAAAGAGTATTTCCCCTCCCAGGTTAAGGATTATGACATTACTATCCAAGGCCTCTTCTACCATCAGCCTTTTAACCAGCTTTGGCGGAACCTCCCCTCGAAGTACGCGCTTGATTAATCCCTCTCCGTCTATGCCCTGCCGGTTGTTTAACTTACTGCCGATGAGTGTGCTGTCTACTAAAAGGAAGCCGAGTCTTTGGGAGGTAATTGAGGCTGTCTCGTGAGCCGGGCCTTCCTCTTTTTCGGAAGAAATAGTGATAACTGCCATATAAGGTTAGATATTATAACTAAAGCGGCCAGTTATGAGTAGTTGTGGAAAATACCCTGTTTAAGGTGTTTAGAGAAAAATAAGAATTCAACGGGAGTGAAAGCAGAAAGGTATTTCATTTTTCTTTCTCTCCAATATTTAAGACTTTGTTTCTCTTTATTTAGTTCACCACGGAGTTCTTCGGCATCAGATTAACCTCAATTTAATTTTCCTTTCATAAGGCCTTTATGTAGATAGGAAATCTTTTTCTAGCCTTGGTTCATTGCTCTTTTTATTCGATGCATATGAGCCGGAGGTAGAAAAAAAATTAAGGAGGAATGAGATGAAAACAAATGATAAGCAGTTAAGTAGACGGAGTTTCCTCAGGAACTCTGCAGTCGTCGCCGGAGGCGTTGTACTGGGCGCTTCAACACTACAGATGATAACGGCTCACTCTACATGGGCTAAAAAACAAGGTAAGGGTGGTCGTGGAAATAGCCCCCAGGCCATAGGCTATGGACCTCTCACGCCGGTACGTGACCAGGACGGAGATGAAATCCTGGCCCTTCCGCATGGATTTCATTATGTAACATTCGGCAAAATCGGTGAGATTATGTCTGACGGAAACCTTACTCCACGAAATCATGACGGCATGGCCGCTTTCCCCGGCCCGCACGGCACGGTGCGCCTAATCCGGAACCACGAGGTAAGGAATGCTCCTAATGACCCCAACGGCGCAGTAGGAGGCCCGGGTGATACTAGGTACGATCCTCTGGGGGTAGGTGGTACGGTTACCATCGATTACGACCCTCGCCGGCGCCGGGTGGTAAGGGATTTTGTAAGCCTTAACGGCACAATTGTGAACTGCGCCGGCGGTTATTCCTTTGGCGACATCGGCTGGATCACCTGCGAGGAGACGACACAGGGACCTAATAACGGGTGGATGAAAAAGCATGGATATTGCTTTCTTGTTCCAGCCTCAGCGGAGGAGACCGTCCTAGCCGTGCCTATTATTCCAATGGGCCGCTTTTCTCACGAAGCCTGCGTAGCTGATCCTTCAACGGGTATTGTTTACCTCACCGAGGATGCAGGTTCTGGGATCGGCAGCGGGTTCTATCGCTACCTGCCCAATGATCCCTTCGACCTCCTTGCCGGTGGAGTCCTTCAGATATTGATGGTAAAGAATCTTCCACAGTATGACACCCGCGAGGGACAAACCGAGGGTCAAGTTCTTCCCGTCGAATGGGTGACCATACCTGATCCTAACCCTGACCTGGAAAACGGCGAAGCGAGCGTGTTTGACCAGGGTTTTGGCCAGGGCGGTGCTAAGTTTAACCGGCTTGAGGGGATTTTCAGGGGGGAGGGGGATTCTGTATTCTTTGCGGCCACGAGCGGCGGGGATGCCAAAAACGGAGATGTAAACTCGGACGGTTTTGAAGAGGGTTACGGACAGATTTGGCAGTATAGGCCTACTCCAGGGGGCGGAGAGTTGATGCTGGTTTTTGAGTCGACTGCTCAGAGTGTTTTGGACTCCCCGGATAACCTTTGTGTCACTCCGAGAGGAGGACTGATCATGTGCGAGGACGACGCCGGGTCAAACGACGGGGATACGCATCCACTGGCTCCTGGTATTACCGACGTGAACAGGCTCGTAGGCCTCACCCCGGAGGGAGTACCCTTTGAGTTTGCAGTCAACCGTCTCAATGACTCCGAGTTTGCCGGTGCATGCTTCAGCCCAGACGGCAAGGTTCTATTCGTGAATATCTTTGGCGACGGCACTCCGGGGAGTGGGATGACCTGTGCTATTACCGGACCGTGGGGCCGCGGCCCGCTATGATAGCCGGATTATTTTAATCATCTATTTTACTAAGTGGGCAGGCGGCGTGGTTGTGAGGCCTTGCCGGACAGTATTTTCGGCCGTAGTCGATAAGCCTGTAGGTGAAATCAAACCACTCTTCTTTGGGAAGGATATTCATCAGGTCTCTCTCGATTTTATCCGGGTCGGTCTCACCGGTAAGGCCAAGCAACCTGGAAAGGCGCTTAACATGGGTATCCACGGCAATTCCCTCGACAACGCCGTAGGCGTTTCCCAGGACTATGTTTGCGGTCTTACGGGCCACACCGGGAAGCGTTAGTAGTTCCTCCATGGTGCCAGGTACCTGCCCTCCGAATTTTTCTTTGATTATCCGGGCGCAGGCAAGAACGTTTTTGGTTTTCTGCCGGTAAAAACCGGTGGGTTTAATATCCTTCTCGAATTCACCGGGGTCTGCGTTCACGTAATCGTCCAGTGTGCGGTATTTTTTGAATAGCTCCCGGGTTACCTCGTTGACTTTCTTATCGGTGCACTGGGCGGAAAGCATCACCGCCACCAGAAGCTCCCAGTTGTTAGAATAATTGAGGGCGATCTTGGCGTGGGGGAGGAGTTTTTTTAGCTCTTTGACAACCCTGGCAGCCTTCCTTTTACGTGCCTCAATGTCTTTGGGGGTATGTATGTCTTTAACCTTTGCCATATGAAATCCTTTGAATTATAGCAGTTCTAAGGTTTGTCCTCGGTGAGAACTGTTTAATCCCCTTTGGTTTCCGTCCTGTCTTTACCTGTTTTCAATCATGCAAATTGAACCTGAACGCTACGCCCCGGAAGTTCTGCCAGGTCACCTCGCCCTCCGGCGCCAGTATTCTTGTCGGGTTTACTACATAGCTCAGCGCCCTTAAGACCTGATTGTCCCTCTCCGCCAGCCAGTCGGAAATCTCTTCGAGAAGAATAGCCACCGGGATCCCCAGAGCGGGGGTGAGTATCAGGTCGTTAAGCGAGGGCGACTGCTGCCATCCCTCTATGGTGTATTCAAAGAGTGTGCTCTGTAGGAAACAACCTAGGGCCGAAGAGGTCCTGTCGTATCCAAGCGCCCGGTAGTAGAAATAAAAGGACATTCCGGCAACGGGATGCTTTATGAAATTGGTCTCGAAACTGTCACCATCGAGAAGGGGAGGGCTCAAGAGAGATTTTCTCGACCGGGCGCCGTTGAAGTCCTGCCAGCCGGTCAGGTTTCTTAAATATTTAGGTAGGAAGTCGGTTATAACAACCTGGGCATTCTTTGGAGCGATGTATGTCCTCCCCGCCCAGACGATTCCGTAGCCAATGAACGAATCTCTGGTAAATTCACCCAGATTTGACCCTATAGATTTTTCCTTGTTCTTACGACCCAGCGAGCGTGACTCCTTCTTCAATGTCAGGTCTATGGAATCCGTATCCGGTATAAAAATGGGAGGCGTATCGCCGTAGATGTCCCGGATGGCCCAGTCATTGGCCTTTGCCTCCTCGAGGGCGCTCAGGATGGTAAAAAAGGCTAGTGTGATAATTGTGGTACGTCGAGTCATCCTTGCCTCTTTCCCTGAGGAATTCACACAGTCATACGGTTTTGTAAAACTACTCTATTCTACTTCTTTAATA is part of the Thermodesulfobacteriota bacterium genome and harbors:
- a CDS encoding alkaline phosphatase PhoX, giving the protein MKTNDKQLSRRSFLRNSAVVAGGVVLGASTLQMITAHSTWAKKQGKGGRGNSPQAIGYGPLTPVRDQDGDEILALPHGFHYVTFGKIGEIMSDGNLTPRNHDGMAAFPGPHGTVRLIRNHEVRNAPNDPNGAVGGPGDTRYDPLGVGGTVTIDYDPRRRRVVRDFVSLNGTIVNCAGGYSFGDIGWITCEETTQGPNNGWMKKHGYCFLVPASAEETVLAVPIIPMGRFSHEACVADPSTGIVYLTEDAGSGIGSGFYRYLPNDPFDLLAGGVLQILMVKNLPQYDTREGQTEGQVLPVEWVTIPDPNPDLENGEASVFDQGFGQGGAKFNRLEGIFRGEGDSVFFAATSGGDAKNGDVNSDGFEEGYGQIWQYRPTPGGGELMLVFESTAQSVLDSPDNLCVTPRGGLIMCEDDAGSNDGDTHPLAPGITDVNRLVGLTPEGVPFEFAVNRLNDSEFAGACFSPDGKVLFVNIFGDGTPGSGMTCAITGPWGRGPL
- a CDS encoding DUF3943 domain-containing protein, translated to MTRRTTIITLAFFTILSALEEAKANDWAIRDIYGDTPPIFIPDTDSIDLTLKKESRSLGRKNKEKSIGSNLGEFTRDSFIGYGIVWAGRTYIAPKNAQVVITDFLPKYLRNLTGWQDFNGARSRKSLLSPPLLDGDSFETNFIKHPVAGMSFYFYYRALGYDRTSSALGCFLQSTLFEYTIEGWQQSPSLNDLILTPALGIPVAILLEEISDWLAERDNQVLRALSYVVNPTRILAPEGEVTWQNFRGVAFRFNLHD
- the nth gene encoding endonuclease III; the protein is MAKVKDIHTPKDIEARKRKAARVVKELKKLLPHAKIALNYSNNWELLVAVMLSAQCTDKKVNEVTRELFKKYRTLDDYVNADPGEFEKDIKPTGFYRQKTKNVLACARIIKEKFGGQVPGTMEELLTLPGVARKTANIVLGNAYGVVEGIAVDTHVKRLSRLLGLTGETDPDKIERDLMNILPKEEWFDFTYRLIDYGRKYCPARPHNHAACPLSKIDD